The genome window CGCCCATCCTGATGGGCATCACGATGATCCTCCAGCAAAAGCTGACGCCCACGACGATGGACCCCGCCCAGCAACGCTTGAGCTACCTGATGTCGGGCCTGTTCATCTTCATGTTCATGAACGCCCAGAGCGGCCTCGTCCTGTACTGGCTGTTCAGCAACGTCTTTAGCATCGCCCAACAGTACCTGTACCACCGGTTCTACTTCCGGACGCCATCCACCGAACCGGCCCGCCGCCAGCGCCTGAAGGCCACCCAGGCGGGATAAGGCTTGGGCAGAGGGCAGGTAGCAGAGCCCTTGGGTTTGTGAAAGTGGCGTCGGGTCGGCTTTTTCCATGGCCCGAAAGAGACCCAGGAGGAATGGGGAGTGGGGAATGAGGAATGAGGAATGGGGAATGAGGAATGGGGAATGAGGGGGGCACATATGAGGTCATGGCTCATAGCCCATGAGCCATCAGCTATCAGCCATGAGCCGATCGGGGCCAAGAGCTATGACCTAACAGAGCCGTTCGATTCGTGAGAATGGCGTCGGAACAACCTTTCCCAACGCCCGGGAAGCACGGTTTTTCAAGCATCCGGCAGATGGGCAGGTCGGCAGATAGGCAGATAGAAGCCGGGTGGGCAAGGATCAGCCCCAGGGCTTTTGGGACCATCTGCCCATCTGCCGAACTGCCTATCTGCCAAAGCTTGAAAAACCGTCCTCTCCGAAGGGTCGAAAAAGCCGAATCCATGCGGGTTTTCACGAACCGAACGGTTCTGTTAGGTGTCCCGGGTCGGTGGGACTCGCCGCTTGAGGCCCCCCAGGACGGCCATGTGGTCGAAGATGGCGTGCAGGACGCCGATCTCCCGGACGTTCGGCCGGGCCCGATACAGTAAGGCCCGGAGTTTGGCGATGGCCCGCAGGGGATCGTCGGCCGCCAGGAAGCCCGTGCCCTCCAGGACCATCCGGGCGTGCTGGAGAAAGCCCTCGATGGTCTGGGCCCGGACCCGTTCGGTCACCGGCAGGCCCTTCAAGGCAAATCGGATTTCATACAGCACGATCGCCACGGCGTGGGAAAGGTTGAAGGATTCCCGGCCCGGCTCGCCGGGGATGTACACGACCCAGTCGCACCGCTGGACCTGCTCGTTGGTCAGGCCGTTGTCCTCGGAGCCGAACACGACGGCGACGAGGCCGTCTGTCTCGAGGCCCGCCAGGGCCTGAGCGGCCGTCTGGGGGGTCATGAAGGTGATCTTGCGACGGCCGACGCGGCGGGTCGTGGCGATCGCCAAGGCACAGTCGGCCAGGGCATTCTCAAAGTGATCATAGGCGACGGCCGACTCGAGGATCGGACGGCCCTCCATGGCCATCGAGACGGCCCACTCGTCGATGGCCGCCCGGGGCCGCGTCAGACGCAGGCGCTCGAATCCCAGGTTCGCCATGACGCGGGCGATGTACCCCAGGTTGATGGGGTAGAGGGGGTTATCGACGACGACGACGAACTGATCGAGCCGCACCATCGGGGCCTCGTAGGGAAGACCATAGGCGATAGACCCCAGACCATGGGCCACGGAGCGTAGAGCACGGACCTCCCGGCCGTGGGGATGAGTGGGAGGGTCTTCCGAAACTTGTCCAAGGCCCGTATCTAAATTCCATGGTCTAAGGTCTGTGGTCTATGGTCTATGGTCTTTATAAGGGCCAGAGCTTCCGGTAATTTTCGCATAGGACCTGGCGGCGGACCGACTCGGGCAGGGGAAGCGCCCAGAAGGCTTCAGCGTTCGCCCGGATGCCGGGCACGCCGGGCCCCGGCCAGTCTGAACCGAACACGACTCGGTCGGCGACCTCGGCCAGGCGGGGGAAGTACTCCAGGAGGGACTTGGGCGGAATCCCGGCGATGTCCAGAAACACGTTCGGATGCCGACGGAGTAAGAAAAACGCCGTGTTCATCCAGAGGGGTCGGCCCCCGTGGGCCATGACGATCCGCAGGTCCGGGAAATCGACGGCCACGTCGTCCAGATACATGGGGTCTCCGAATCGATTCCGAGCGCCCGGGAAGACGGACGTCCCCGTATGGACGATGACCGGCACGCCGGCTTCCTGACAGATGGTATACAGCGCTTCCAGGCTTCGATTCCCATGCAGATAATCGTTGGGATACACGAGCTGATGGGGCGGATGGAGCTTGAAGGCCCGCAGGCCCCGGTCGATCCAGGTCCGCACGAAGTCGGACGGATTCGGCGTGAAACGGGGATGCAGGGAACCGACGGCGATGAGCCGGTCCGGGGCGACGGCGCAGAACTTCGTCACAAAGTCGTTGACCTCGTCGGTAAAACCCATGACGTCCGGGCTCGAGTAGTTGATGAGGGCCATCGCCTGAATTCCCTGGGCGTCCATCCACCGGAGGAGGGCCGTGGGGTCGCGGAGAAACTCCTGCAGGAGGGCCTGCTCGTCGGGCCGCCGCCGGGCCGTCATGACGGTCCGCACGTCCGGCTTGAGCATGTCCCAGGGCTGGATGTGCACGTGGACATCGACGATAGGCACGTTCATCGGGCGGGACCTCCATCCTGCGCTTTTGCGTCGTCACGAGCCTCGGAGGGCCGTCAGCCACAGGGCCAGATTCAGGCCGTGGGCGACGTAACAGCCCACGCAGTGGGCGTGAAGCCGTACACGTAGCAAGTATAG of bacterium HR11 contains these proteins:
- a CDS encoding putative tRNA/rRNA methyltransferase; this encodes MVRLDQFVVVVDNPLYPINLGYIARVMANLGFERLRLTRPRAAIDEWAVSMAMEGRPILESAVAYDHFENALADCALAIATTRRVGRRKITFMTPQTAAQALAGLETDGLVAVVFGSEDNGLTNEQVQRCDWVVYIPGEPGRESFNLSHAVAIVLYEIRFALKGLPVTERVRAQTIEGFLQHARMVLEGTGFLAADDPLRAIAKLRALLYRARPNVREIGVLHAIFDHMAVLGGLKRRVPPTRDT